From the genome of Desulfovibrio gilichinskyi, one region includes:
- a CDS encoding tetratricopeptide repeat protein, producing MSHLDYEINKELGECYLFMGELDKAEDYYKKAAGSNGVHPDPYIGLATIAIQRGEYDSAMTLYKKAHSVEVTDKSFAGMGLIMMETDRKLEAFASFSEALMINPSNMVALFGIIRIGHEAEIVDQAVPFLENYLAIDPKKHEVRYSLAGCFICMDKKAEAIEQLEMILEMDPANVEAKELLEQI from the coding sequence ATGAGTCATTTAGATTATGAAATTAACAAGGAACTCGGTGAGTGTTATCTGTTCATGGGCGAACTGGATAAAGCGGAAGATTACTACAAAAAAGCTGCCGGATCTAACGGTGTACATCCTGATCCTTATATCGGGCTTGCTACTATCGCGATTCAGCGTGGTGAGTATGATTCTGCCATGACGCTTTATAAAAAGGCGCATTCTGTTGAAGTTACCGATAAGAGTTTTGCCGGTATGGGACTCATTATGATGGAAACTGACAGAAAACTTGAAGCCTTTGCAAGTTTTTCTGAAGCCTTGATGATTAATCCGAGCAATATGGTTGCACTTTTCGGCATAATCAGAATTGGACACGAAGCTGAAATAGTTGACCAGGCAGTTCCATTTTTGGAAAACTATCTGGCAATTGATCCTAAAAAGCACGAAGTCCGCTACTCTCTTGCCGGTTGTTTCATTTGTATGGACAAGAAAGCAGAAGCTATTGAACAGCTCGAAATGATTCTTGAAATGGATCCTGCAAATGTTGAAGCAAAGGAACTGCTGGAGCAGATTTAA
- a CDS encoding IMP cyclohydrolase: MDMLPIKRGILSVTDKSGLAEFASELAGFGVELISTGGTRKALQSAGLTVKSVSEVTGFPEIMGGRVKTLHPNVHGGVLADKDNPEHMSTLDEHGIKTIDMVCVNLYNFAKAVSEGQNLRDAVEQIDIGGPTMLRAAAKNFHSVLVVPSPVHYPRILDEMKQNGGKISLTLRKELAAETFALVSQYDSMIAKYLADHDA, translated from the coding sequence ATGGATATGTTGCCTATAAAGCGCGGAATACTCAGTGTTACTGATAAATCCGGACTTGCAGAATTTGCGTCTGAACTGGCTGGTTTCGGTGTAGAACTTATAAGCACCGGTGGAACCAGAAAAGCTCTTCAGAGTGCTGGACTTACTGTTAAATCCGTAAGTGAAGTTACCGGTTTTCCTGAAATAATGGGCGGACGCGTCAAAACTTTGCATCCTAATGTGCATGGTGGAGTGCTTGCGGATAAGGATAATCCTGAACACATGTCTACTCTTGATGAACATGGAATCAAGACGATTGATATGGTTTGTGTAAACTTATATAATTTTGCCAAGGCTGTCAGCGAAGGACAGAATCTGAGGGACGCTGTTGAGCAGATCGACATCGGCGGACCTACTATGCTTCGTGCTGCCGCAAAGAATTTTCATTCCGTTCTGGTTGTCCCAAGCCCCGTGCATTACCCCCGAATTTTAGATGAAATGAAGCAGAATGGCGGAAAGATATCTTTGACACTTAGAAAAGAGCTTGCTGCTGAAACTTTCGCGCTTGTTTCACAATATGATTCTATGATAGCCAAATATCTGGCAGACCACGACGCGTAA
- the hflX gene encoding GTPase HflX encodes MILVGDPASIYIPELPRARQSEGRLRGLRLLHTHISGENLSEEDLMDMVFLRLDSVTVIVSDSHGDPDFVQYGYLLPPGSGEKAYEQLPPVRWDTADMDLPAQVKALEDEFSRADKTRDTADKRERAIVVSVSQDSKTVQDRSLDELVDLADTAGLKVEGRMIQRIRQINPKFIMGKGKLAELEILALQADAEVILFDQELSAAQMRNLATITERKVLDRTQLILDIFAQHATTKAGRLQVEMAQLKYLMPRLVGKNNAMSRLMGGIGGRGPGETKLEIDRRRVKDKLTKLGDELKKVSKQRGFTRDRRARAGVPVVSLVGYTNAGKSTLLNTLTNSVVLAEDKLFATLDPTSRRIRFPNDQELILTDTVGFIRELPKELKEAFRATLEELEAADVLIHVADVSHPEVEEQIEAVEKIIADMEMNEIPIILVLNKWDRISEEQREIVQNSFPQGIPASALDRQSLRPLVELVLDNLEKLSKKVR; translated from the coding sequence ATGATTCTTGTCGGCGATCCTGCCTCGATTTATATTCCTGAATTGCCTAGGGCCAGACAATCCGAAGGACGATTGCGCGGACTCAGGCTGCTTCATACTCATATATCCGGGGAAAATCTTTCCGAAGAAGATCTCATGGATATGGTCTTTCTGCGTCTGGACAGCGTCACGGTAATTGTTTCAGATTCGCATGGCGATCCTGATTTTGTTCAATACGGCTACCTGCTTCCACCCGGATCAGGTGAGAAGGCATATGAACAATTACCTCCTGTTCGCTGGGATACAGCGGATATGGATCTTCCGGCGCAGGTAAAAGCCCTTGAAGATGAGTTCAGCCGCGCTGATAAAACCCGCGATACTGCTGACAAGCGTGAACGGGCAATTGTTGTCAGCGTTTCACAGGATTCTAAGACTGTACAGGATCGTTCTCTTGATGAACTGGTGGATCTTGCTGATACAGCAGGTCTTAAAGTCGAAGGAAGAATGATTCAGCGTATTCGTCAGATTAATCCCAAATTTATTATGGGTAAGGGAAAGCTTGCAGAACTTGAAATTCTGGCCCTGCAGGCTGACGCAGAAGTTATTTTGTTTGATCAGGAACTTTCTGCCGCGCAAATGCGTAACCTTGCCACTATCACTGAGCGAAAAGTCTTGGATCGCACACAATTGATTCTTGATATTTTTGCTCAGCACGCCACGACAAAAGCCGGCAGGTTGCAGGTCGAAATGGCGCAGCTTAAATATTTGATGCCGCGCCTTGTCGGAAAAAATAATGCCATGTCACGTTTGATGGGTGGTATCGGTGGACGAGGCCCCGGTGAAACAAAGCTTGAAATTGACCGTCGCCGAGTTAAAGATAAGCTTACAAAACTCGGGGATGAACTGAAAAAAGTCAGCAAGCAGAGAGGGTTCACCCGCGACCGCCGCGCCAGAGCAGGTGTTCCGGTTGTTTCTCTTGTGGGTTATACCAATGCAGGAAAATCCACGTTGCTTAATACTTTGACAAACAGTGTGGTGCTTGCGGAAGATAAACTTTTTGCAACTCTTGACCCCACAAGTCGGCGTATCCGTTTTCCTAATGATCAGGAGCTTATTCTTACTGACACCGTCGGTTTTATTCGTGAGCTGCCTAAAGAGCTGAAAGAAGCTTTCAGGGCTACTTTGGAAGAGCTTGAAGCCGCAGATGTTCTGATACACGTTGCGGATGTGTCCCATCCTGAAGTGGAAGAGCAGATTGAAGCGGTTGAAAAGATTATTGCAGATATGGAGATGAATGAAATCCCCATAATCCTGGTTTTGAACAAATGGGACAGAATAAGTGAAGAACAGCGTGAAATTGTGCAGAATTCTTTCCCTCAGGGAATCCCTGCCAGCGCACTGGACCGTCAGTCTCTGCGTCCTCTGGTCGAACTTGTTCTTGATAATTTAGAAAAACTGTCAAAAAAAGTCAGATAA
- the infA gene encoding translation initiation factor IF-1 yields MAKEEAIEVEGVVQEALPNAMFRVELENGHIILGHISGKLRKFYIRILPGDKVKVELSPYDLTRGRITFRMR; encoded by the coding sequence GTGGCTAAAGAAGAAGCCATTGAAGTTGAAGGTGTAGTGCAGGAAGCTCTGCCTAATGCCATGTTCCGTGTTGAACTTGAGAATGGACATATTATTCTTGGGCATATATCCGGTAAATTGCGTAAGTTTTATATTCGCATTTTACCTGGAGATAAGGTTAAAGTAGAACTTTCCCCTTATGATTTAACACGTGGGCGTATAACTTTCAGGATGCGCTAA
- a CDS encoding cold-shock protein, whose protein sequence is MSSKGIVSWFNEQKGFGFIIDEAGRDVYVHYSEVIRDGFKTLNVGEKVVFELIDDSLAPKAASVRILNY, encoded by the coding sequence ATGAGCTCGAAAGGCATTGTAAGCTGGTTCAACGAGCAAAAAGGGTTCGGTTTTATCATAGATGAAGCCGGGCGGGATGTGTACGTCCATTACTCCGAAGTAATTCGTGACGGGTTCAAAACTCTTAATGTCGGTGAAAAAGTTGTTTTTGAGCTTATTGATGATAGTCTTGCTCCGAAGGCTGCTTCTGTACGGATTTTGAATTATTAG
- a CDS encoding chemotaxis protein, with translation MAKNEILLETGTNELEILEFYIDIPASDSGPAERCHFGVNVAKVMQVIESPNLEHPESAEHPCFMGTIPLRNHILPVLDLAVWLGLKKDNQKYDIVIVTEFSQTVSGFQVSGVTEIHRVGWQQVLSPDKFMSSFNESCIIGIVEREDRFIQLLDLESILADLDPTLGGNLSKPSAVASEAYTALVCDDSPTIRAMLDKILTSANFRHTIVHNGEEALNTLKKIKDIAHKEKRPIKDYLEIIISDIEMPLMDGFSLTKWIREDADFKETPVILYSSIITKELRHKGDSVGANEQVSKPDLHLLPEKAIKLIEAVRP, from the coding sequence ATGGCAAAAAACGAAATTCTACTTGAAACAGGGACCAACGAACTTGAGATCCTTGAATTTTATATAGATATACCCGCATCTGATTCAGGCCCTGCAGAAAGATGTCACTTTGGAGTCAACGTAGCCAAGGTTATGCAAGTGATTGAAAGTCCGAACCTTGAGCACCCTGAATCCGCGGAGCATCCCTGCTTTATGGGAACAATCCCTCTGCGGAATCATATCTTGCCCGTCCTTGATCTTGCCGTATGGCTTGGACTTAAAAAAGACAACCAGAAATACGACATCGTCATTGTAACTGAATTCAGCCAGACGGTTTCGGGTTTTCAAGTAAGCGGTGTAACTGAAATTCATAGAGTCGGCTGGCAGCAGGTTCTTTCGCCTGATAAATTTATGAGCAGCTTTAATGAGAGTTGTATCATAGGTATAGTTGAGCGTGAAGACAGATTTATTCAGCTATTGGATCTTGAAAGTATTTTGGCAGATCTTGACCCGACTCTGGGCGGGAATCTTTCGAAACCGTCAGCGGTGGCTTCAGAGGCATATACAGCTCTGGTTTGTGATGATTCCCCGACTATCCGTGCTATGCTGGACAAAATTCTTACTTCCGCCAATTTCAGGCATACTATCGTCCACAATGGCGAAGAAGCTCTAAATACTCTGAAAAAAATTAAAGATATCGCTCACAAGGAAAAACGCCCCATAAAAGATTACCTGGAAATCATAATCTCAGATATTGAAATGCCCCTTATGGACGGATTCAGTCTTACTAAATGGATCAGAGAGGACGCGGACTTTAAAGAAACGCCTGTTATATTATATTCCTCAATCATTACCAAGGAGCTAAGACATAAGGGAGACTCGGTAGGAGCTAATGAGCAAGTGTCAAAACCGGACCTTCATTTACTGCCTGAAAAAGCGATTAAACTAATTGAGGCTGTCAGACCATAA
- a CDS encoding response regulator, whose amino-acid sequence MYKILIAEDDRISQKLAARFVEGMGHIPFISPHGKHAYEALKAENEFDVLITDYMMPEMDGRQLIQTLRGDSKFMKLPIILMSAVVGVSDISSLLELGATYFLTKPIDKNEFEEVVKRCLK is encoded by the coding sequence ATGTATAAAATACTGATTGCTGAAGATGATAGGATTTCTCAGAAACTGGCAGCACGATTTGTAGAAGGAATGGGACATATTCCGTTTATCAGTCCGCATGGTAAGCACGCGTACGAAGCATTAAAGGCTGAGAATGAATTTGATGTGCTGATTACAGATTATATGATGCCGGAGATGGACGGAAGGCAGCTTATTCAAACGCTCCGCGGTGATTCTAAGTTTATGAAGTTACCGATAATTTTGATGTCGGCGGTAGTAGGTGTTTCAGATATTTCTAGTCTGCTTGAACTTGGAGCTACGTATTTTTTGACAAAGCCGATTGATAAAAATGAATTTGAAGAAGTTGTTAAGCGTTGCCTGAAGTAG
- the hypD gene encoding hydrogenase formation protein HypD, protein MKVLEQFKNPELCKEILDCLNKEIEKEIRFMEVCGTHTVAIFRSGLHSVLPEKVIHLSGPGCPVCVTHESEVNAFLDLAGKDRVIIATFGDLIKVPGKNGHCLKNAQADGARVEIIYSPFDALEIARENPNDTVVFLGVGFETTAPAIAATVLMAAEQKLDNFKVLSFHKLVPPALDVLISDPETKIDGFLLPGHVSTVIGIHPYDFIGAKYGKPAVVAGFEPVDILLALLQMVRSRKEAHPKVVNQYQRGVSENGNPKAVEVMYQVFKPADALWRGIGMIKGSGLEFADRYESFDAKKVFDLKIGECPALPGCKCGEVLKGKMTPDQCPLFGKACNPSSPVGPCMVSTEGSCAAYFKYKVD, encoded by the coding sequence CTGAAAGTTTTAGAGCAATTTAAAAATCCAGAACTTTGTAAAGAAATTCTTGATTGCCTGAATAAAGAAATTGAGAAAGAAATACGGTTCATGGAAGTCTGCGGAACTCACACTGTAGCAATTTTCAGGAGCGGGCTTCATTCTGTTTTACCTGAAAAGGTTATTCATTTGAGCGGTCCGGGGTGCCCGGTATGCGTTACTCATGAATCAGAAGTTAACGCTTTTTTGGATCTTGCAGGTAAAGACAGGGTTATCATCGCCACTTTCGGAGATCTGATAAAGGTTCCGGGGAAGAACGGGCATTGTCTTAAAAATGCTCAGGCAGACGGTGCAAGGGTGGAAATTATTTATTCACCTTTTGATGCGCTTGAAATAGCCCGCGAAAATCCGAATGATACGGTTGTTTTTCTTGGGGTAGGGTTTGAAACCACCGCTCCGGCCATAGCCGCAACGGTTTTAATGGCAGCAGAGCAGAAGCTTGATAATTTTAAGGTTCTGTCTTTTCATAAACTTGTTCCTCCAGCTCTTGATGTCCTGATATCCGATCCTGAAACAAAAATTGACGGCTTTCTGCTGCCCGGTCATGTTTCAACAGTTATCGGTATTCATCCTTATGATTTTATCGGTGCTAAGTATGGCAAACCTGCTGTTGTTGCAGGGTTTGAACCTGTAGATATCCTTTTAGCCTTACTTCAGATGGTTCGATCCAGAAAAGAGGCGCATCCAAAGGTCGTCAATCAGTACCAGCGCGGTGTTTCTGAAAACGGCAACCCAAAAGCTGTTGAAGTTATGTATCAGGTTTTTAAACCGGCTGATGCATTATGGCGCGGCATCGGGATGATTAAAGGCAGCGGTCTTGAGTTTGCAGATAGATATGAAAGCTTCGATGCTAAAAAAGTTTTTGATCTTAAAATCGGAGAATGTCCGGCTTTACCCGGTTGTAAGTGCGGAGAAGTATTGAAAGGGAAAATGACTCCAGATCAATGCCCTCTGTTCGGGAAAGCCTGTAATCCCTCTTCACCGGTAGGTCCTTGCATGGTTTCAACCGAAGGCAGTTGCGCCGCATACTTCAAATACAAAGTAGATTAA
- the hypE gene encoding hydrogenase expression/formation protein HypE, whose amino-acid sequence MSSDKVLLDYGSGGRASQRLISELFIKHFANPELERLNDAAAFKIDGKISMSTDSFTVDPIFFPGGNIGSLAVHGTVNDVAMLGAIPKYMTCAYIIEEGFPMADLEIIVKSMGESAREAGVAIVTGDTKVVPKGAVDKIFINTTGVGQIVADPMPSGDRAAVGDAVLISGTMGDHGLTILGTRKGLSLESNVMSDCASLNHLLVKLVQEIPDIHVFRDPTRGGLATTLNEITTASNVCCELEESSIPVKPEVVGGCSFLGLDPLYLANEGKFLCILPQKYAEKALEIMRADKLGKDACQVGTITDANPGKVILITPLGGRRLLNMLEGEQLPRIC is encoded by the coding sequence ATGTCCTCAGATAAAGTTTTACTTGATTACGGTTCTGGCGGAAGAGCTTCCCAGAGACTTATTTCAGAGCTCTTCATTAAACATTTTGCTAATCCTGAACTTGAACGGCTTAATGATGCTGCCGCATTTAAAATTGACGGCAAAATTTCCATGAGTACTGACAGCTTCACGGTTGATCCGATATTCTTCCCCGGCGGAAACATCGGTTCTCTTGCTGTGCACGGCACAGTCAATGATGTGGCCATGCTCGGCGCAATTCCTAAGTATATGACTTGTGCCTATATTATCGAAGAAGGTTTTCCAATGGCAGATCTTGAGATAATAGTTAAATCTATGGGAGAATCAGCCAGAGAAGCCGGAGTGGCAATCGTTACCGGTGATACTAAAGTTGTTCCTAAGGGAGCTGTTGATAAAATATTTATCAACACGACAGGAGTCGGCCAGATTGTTGCGGATCCTATGCCCAGCGGAGACAGAGCTGCCGTTGGTGACGCTGTTCTGATCAGCGGAACGATGGGGGATCACGGTTTGACAATTCTCGGAACGCGCAAAGGGCTTTCTTTAGAATCAAATGTTATGAGTGATTGTGCGTCCCTTAATCATCTGCTTGTTAAGCTTGTGCAGGAAATTCCTGACATTCATGTTTTCCGTGATCCTACGCGCGGCGGGCTTGCCACAACGCTGAACGAAATTACAACCGCTTCAAATGTTTGCTGTGAACTGGAAGAATCTTCAATTCCGGTTAAACCGGAAGTTGTCGGAGGTTGTTCTTTCTTAGGACTCGATCCTCTTTATCTCGCAAATGAAGGTAAATTCTTGTGTATTCTGCCTCAGAAATACGCCGAGAAGGCCCTTGAAATCATGCGTGCTGATAAACTCGGCAAGGATGCTTGTCAGGTCGGGACTATCACCGATGCAAATCCAGGAAAAGTCATTCTCATAACTCCGTTAGGAGGAAGGCGTCTTTTAAATATGCTTGAAGGTGAACAGCTGCCTAGAATCTGCTAG
- a CDS encoding EAL domain-containing protein, with translation MENLTNECLISIDKILDDESIEVYFQPILSLESKGIIGFEAFSRGVNEAGKTIVEPVCMFSSSLPPETQLKVEKLCVNNILKSFKNIHLKYKNMILFLNVNSNVYNLPENEKQYPFKTLESYNFNPRTIAFEFEVSQLEKKIPLSLIGSLQKSGYRISLDNTRVSLAGLEVVFKIRPDFVKLDRFFFGGIDKSNHKKNMVRAASLIFEQAGAMPVAKGVETEAEALALAESGFYLQQGFFYANDSNGENGSASFSDKIAKLNSDFRAVNIAKFDESRERFAHFHLVLKGTVSKLQQEELSGLNNILKELVKKERDIVSVFVLDASGKQVSQRFVGRSGDLIGRTVEMSVTGSDHSHEDYFMYLNSGLEKVAGIKQISAFCREDSRYIAGFFYRDDGRRGLIMVLEYLDKSQKDD, from the coding sequence GTGGAAAATCTGACTAACGAATGCCTGATCTCTATAGATAAAATATTAGATGATGAAAGTATCGAGGTTTATTTTCAACCCATACTTTCTCTGGAGTCTAAAGGTATTATCGGTTTCGAAGCCTTTTCACGTGGAGTTAATGAGGCGGGGAAAACAATTGTTGAACCGGTATGCATGTTTAGTTCTTCGCTACCGCCGGAAACGCAACTTAAAGTTGAAAAGTTGTGTGTGAACAATATTTTGAAGTCTTTTAAGAATATTCATCTAAAATATAAAAATATGATTCTTTTCTTGAACGTAAACAGCAATGTTTATAATCTGCCTGAAAATGAGAAACAGTATCCGTTTAAGACTCTGGAATCATATAATTTTAATCCCCGTACAATCGCATTTGAATTTGAAGTTTCTCAACTTGAAAAAAAAATACCTCTCAGCCTGATAGGTTCATTGCAGAAAAGCGGTTACAGAATTTCTCTTGATAACACCCGTGTAAGTTTAGCTGGATTAGAAGTTGTTTTTAAAATCCGCCCGGATTTTGTTAAGCTTGATAGGTTTTTTTTCGGGGGAATTGATAAATCAAATCATAAGAAAAACATGGTCAGGGCTGCATCTCTTATTTTTGAACAGGCAGGTGCGATGCCTGTTGCCAAGGGTGTTGAAACAGAAGCGGAAGCTCTCGCTCTGGCAGAATCAGGTTTTTATCTTCAGCAGGGTTTTTTTTATGCAAATGACAGTAATGGTGAAAACGGTTCCGCAAGTTTCAGTGATAAAATAGCAAAGCTGAATTCTGATTTCAGAGCTGTTAATATTGCAAAGTTTGATGAATCCCGTGAAAGATTCGCCCATTTTCATCTTGTCTTAAAAGGTACAGTGTCAAAACTGCAACAAGAAGAACTTTCAGGTCTGAATAATATTCTTAAAGAATTGGTAAAAAAAGAGCGGGATATTGTATCAGTTTTTGTTTTAGATGCTTCCGGCAAGCAGGTTTCGCAGCGTTTTGTAGGCAGATCAGGAGATCTTATAGGGCGGACTGTGGAAATGTCCGTTACCGGTAGTGACCACAGCCATGAAGATTATTTCATGTATTTAAATTCAGGGCTGGAGAAAGTTGCCGGAATTAAGCAAATTTCTGCGTTCTGCCGTGAAGATTCGAGATATATTGCAGGATTTTTTTACAGAGATGACGGGAGGCGGGGATTAATCATGGTCCTAGAGTATCTGGATAAATCCCAAAAAGATGATTAA
- a CDS encoding chloride channel protein, producing MASSYGPGSSEPDSTGKKSDSKLESPRTQYLLLMTFSVVIGLAAALGAFFFRWLIEIFQSAFWTKGSDFLESAANSPWWLVLLLPCAGGLAAGVIITNWAPEAKGPGVPEVIKAIAVRGGVIRHRITFLKALVTSLLIGCGASVGREGPIVQIGASLGSSVSRIFKLDKSMLPVCVAAGAAAGISATFNAPLTGTLFAIEILLLDTEISYISHIIVASVTASALSKFFWGDFPTFDAPHFTFNNFEELIIFFILGILAGFVSLAFIAMIRTTENIFDKIPIKDWIKPGIGGLILGLIALKIPGVLGVGYETVNLSLTGVLPLDLALLLLAAKMVATSLCLGSGMSGGIFAPSLVLGATLGISVSTGLNMLFPSLALTHSQYALVGMGTVVAGTTLAPITAVLTVFELTYSYKIILPMMVGCMTSTLVVRMLNGYSIYEAKLLRQGVNIIRGHDESVLVNVAITEVMETDFDTLKMSDPLSKAMEMVLSSPFPHFPVLNDDKKIEGILTLRDMRPYFKDQNYLKELPAIVDSIMNRTIVSVPQNSNLKEALMLFERTGVSFLPVIDSENKVIGIIKSIEAFKKFQEKRQRNRILSLAVKN from the coding sequence ATGGCGTCAAGCTACGGGCCTGGCAGCAGCGAGCCGGACAGCACCGGAAAAAAGTCTGATTCAAAATTAGAAAGTCCCAGGACTCAATACTTATTGCTAATGACTTTTTCCGTTGTCATCGGTCTTGCGGCAGCATTGGGGGCCTTTTTTTTCAGATGGCTGATAGAGATTTTTCAATCAGCTTTCTGGACTAAAGGTTCCGATTTTCTTGAAAGTGCCGCCAACTCACCTTGGTGGCTGGTTCTTCTGCTACCCTGCGCCGGAGGACTTGCTGCCGGAGTGATCATCACCAACTGGGCTCCTGAGGCAAAAGGCCCCGGAGTTCCGGAAGTTATCAAGGCTATTGCCGTTCGCGGCGGCGTAATCAGACACAGAATCACCTTTTTAAAAGCACTCGTTACAAGCCTTTTGATCGGGTGCGGAGCCTCAGTCGGCCGTGAAGGTCCAATCGTTCAGATAGGGGCATCACTCGGATCCTCCGTCTCCAGAATTTTCAAGCTGGATAAAAGCATGCTTCCTGTCTGCGTGGCAGCGGGAGCCGCCGCCGGAATTTCTGCTACATTCAATGCACCGCTGACAGGTACCCTCTTCGCGATCGAAATTCTTCTGCTGGACACCGAAATATCTTATATCAGCCACATAATCGTGGCATCTGTCACAGCGTCAGCTCTTTCAAAATTCTTCTGGGGTGACTTTCCGACCTTCGATGCACCACACTTCACTTTCAACAACTTCGAAGAACTGATCATTTTTTTCATACTGGGAATTCTTGCAGGGTTCGTTTCACTCGCATTTATAGCAATGATCCGAACCACAGAAAACATATTCGATAAGATTCCGATTAAAGACTGGATTAAACCTGGAATCGGCGGACTCATTCTCGGTTTAATTGCGCTGAAAATCCCTGGAGTATTGGGAGTCGGCTACGAAACCGTAAACCTGAGCCTCACCGGAGTATTGCCGCTTGACCTTGCTCTGCTCCTGCTTGCTGCTAAAATGGTTGCGACATCGCTTTGCCTTGGATCGGGTATGAGCGGAGGCATTTTTGCTCCCTCGCTCGTTCTGGGGGCAACTTTAGGCATATCCGTCAGCACTGGACTAAATATGCTTTTCCCGAGCCTGGCCCTTACACACAGTCAATATGCTTTGGTCGGAATGGGAACCGTCGTTGCAGGAACGACTCTTGCCCCTATAACCGCCGTCTTAACCGTTTTCGAACTTACCTACTCATACAAAATTATCCTACCCATGATGGTCGGATGTATGACAAGCACACTGGTTGTCAGGATGCTTAACGGATATTCAATTTACGAAGCCAAACTACTGCGTCAGGGAGTGAACATTATCAGAGGTCATGATGAATCTGTTTTAGTAAATGTCGCAATTACCGAAGTAATGGAAACAGATTTTGACACTTTGAAGATGTCTGATCCACTGAGCAAAGCAATGGAAATGGTCCTCAGTTCGCCTTTTCCTCACTTTCCGGTATTAAACGATGATAAAAAGATAGAAGGAATTCTAACGCTTAGAGACATGCGCCCGTACTTTAAAGATCAAAATTACCTGAAGGAACTTCCTGCAATTGTCGATTCCATCATGAACAGAACAATTGTATCAGTTCCACAGAACTCTAATTTAAAAGAAGCTTTGATGCTTTTTGAAAGGACAGGAGTATCTTTCCTTCCAGTTATAGACAGCGAAAACAAAGTAATAGGGATCATTAAATCAATTGAAGCCTTCAAAAAATTTCAGGAAAAGCGGCAGAGAAACAGAATACTGTCTCTTGCTGTTAAAAATTAA
- a CDS encoding chemotaxis protein translates to MSSQTDILLEAGTNELEIVEFWLEEAPQEDGEENYHGFYGVNVAKVLEIIRMPEKVTHLPKVAHPSIMGTFNLRNKVIPLVDLSFWLNKERVETEPPKVIVTEFNNVSSAFLVSGVTRIHRISWEKVEAPSAYVSSLSQDSITGVVKFEDRISLILDLEKIVAELNPALGLQLDDSVDWEVTGGYKALIADDSTLIREMLYELMTRAKFLVETANTGRECWEKLLQLKKMSLEDKRPIKDYINVVISDIEMPVMDGHNLTVRIKADPVLKELPVILFSSIITDKLRHKGESVGADDQISKPEVTQLAKRAIALIQK, encoded by the coding sequence ATGTCATCCCAGACCGATATTTTACTTGAAGCAGGTACGAACGAGCTTGAAATCGTTGAGTTCTGGCTTGAAGAAGCACCACAGGAAGACGGGGAAGAAAACTACCACGGATTTTACGGTGTAAACGTAGCAAAAGTACTCGAAATTATAAGAATGCCTGAAAAGGTCACTCACCTGCCGAAAGTAGCACACCCGTCAATTATGGGTACATTCAATCTTCGCAACAAAGTTATCCCGCTTGTTGACTTAAGCTTTTGGCTTAACAAGGAACGTGTTGAAACCGAGCCTCCCAAAGTTATTGTTACAGAGTTCAATAACGTTTCTTCTGCTTTCCTTGTTTCCGGTGTAACCAGAATTCACAGAATAAGCTGGGAAAAAGTTGAAGCTCCTTCAGCATATGTATCTTCTCTTTCACAGGACTCAATCACAGGTGTTGTTAAATTTGAAGATCGTATCTCTCTTATCCTTGATCTTGAAAAAATCGTTGCAGAGCTTAACCCGGCACTTGGCCTCCAGCTTGATGATTCCGTAGACTGGGAAGTTACCGGTGGTTATAAAGCACTCATCGCCGACGACTCCACTCTTATCCGTGAAATGCTTTATGAACTTATGACCAGAGCCAAATTTCTGGTTGAGACAGCTAATACCGGACGTGAATGCTGGGAAAAACTTCTGCAACTGAAAAAGATGTCACTTGAAGATAAGCGACCTATCAAAGACTATATAAACGTCGTAATTTCAGATATTGAAATGCCGGTCATGGATGGGCATAACCTCACTGTACGCATAAAAGCTGATCCTGTTCTCAAAGAACTGCCTGTTATCCTTTTCTCCTCTATTATTACCGACAAGCTTCGCCACAAAGGGGAATCAGTCGGAGCGGATGATCAGATATCAAAACCGGAAGTAACACAGCTTGCTAAAAGAGCAATCGCTCTTATCCAAAAATAG